Proteins encoded within one genomic window of Congzhengia minquanensis:
- the fsa gene encoding fructose-6-phosphate aldolase, with product MKLFIDTANIAEIKEANDWGVICGVTTNPSLIAKEGRVFEEVVKEITDVVDGPVSAEVISPDAENMVAEALKLSQIHKNVVIKIPMTKEGLKAVSKLSEQGIKTNVTLVFSAAQALLAARAGASFASPFVGRLNDIGADGDGLIFEIAEIFKLHGIKTEIIAASIRDPKNVTAAAKMGAHIATVPFSVLSKMFVHPLTEAGIAKFMEDWNSHLAK from the coding sequence ATGAAATTATTTATTGACACAGCAAATATTGCAGAAATAAAAGAGGCAAACGACTGGGGTGTTATCTGCGGCGTAACCACCAATCCGTCTTTAATTGCAAAAGAGGGCAGAGTGTTTGAAGAGGTTGTGAAAGAAATTACAGACGTTGTGGACGGGCCGGTGAGCGCCGAGGTAATTTCGCCCGACGCGGAAAACATGGTGGCGGAAGCGCTTAAGCTCTCCCAAATACACAAAAATGTGGTCATTAAAATTCCCATGACAAAAGAGGGCCTAAAAGCGGTGAGCAAACTGTCTGAACAGGGGATTAAGACCAACGTTACGTTGGTTTTCAGCGCAGCACAGGCGCTTCTGGCGGCCCGTGCCGGGGCATCGTTTGCAAGCCCCTTTGTAGGACGGTTAAATGACATTGGAGCAGACGGGGACGGACTGATTTTTGAAATTGCGGAAATATTTAAGCTCCATGGCATTAAAACAGAGATTATTGCGGCCAGCATCCGCGACCCAAAAAATGTGACTGCCGCAGCAAAAATGGGCGCTCACATTGCAACTGTTCCGTTCAGTGTTTTAAGTAAAATGTTTGTCCATCCTTTAACGGAAGCGGGGATTGCAAAATTTATGGAGGACTGGAACTCCCATTTGGCAAAATAA
- the rpmA gene encoding 50S ribosomal protein L27 — translation MLKINIQLFAHKKGVGSTKNGRDSEAKRLGVKKADGQNVLAGNILVRQRGTKIHPGTNVGKGGDDTLFALVNGKVKFEKFGSGKKRVSVYEDVTA, via the coding sequence ATGCTTAAAATTAACATTCAGCTGTTTGCTCATAAAAAAGGTGTCGGCAGCACAAAGAACGGCCGTGATTCAGAGGCAAAGCGTTTAGGTGTTAAAAAAGCAGACGGTCAGAACGTTCTCGCAGGAAACATTTTGGTTAGACAGAGAGGAACAAAAATCCATCCCGGAACAAACGTTGGTAAGGGCGGAGACGATACATTGTTCGCTTTGGTTAACGGAAAAGTGAAGTTTGAGAAGTTCGGAAGCGGCAAAAAACGCGTCAGCGTTTATGAGGACGTTACAGCGTAA
- a CDS encoding ribosomal-processing cysteine protease Prp has protein sequence MTEICVYRKNKDIVKYSVSGHTGFGPAGEDIVCAAVSALCQAALNGLTDVVGIKAGFEVREGYLACIIPETISEPERRDADILLKTLVLSLKDLEEQYGDYITITELEV, from the coding sequence ATGACAGAAATTTGCGTTTATCGAAAGAATAAGGACATTGTAAAATATTCGGTCAGCGGTCATACCGGATTTGGCCCGGCAGGGGAAGATATTGTTTGCGCTGCCGTGTCGGCACTGTGCCAGGCTGCATTAAACGGCCTTACAGATGTTGTAGGAATAAAGGCGGGGTTTGAGGTGCGTGAAGGCTATTTAGCGTGCATCATTCCCGAAACCATTTCTGAACCTGAACGCCGCGACGCAGATATTTTACTGAAAACATTGGTTTTGTCCTTAAAGGATTTGGAAGAACAATACGGTGATTATATAACCATTACGGAACTGGAGGTGTAG
- the rplU gene encoding 50S ribosomal protein L21 yields MYAIIQTGGKQYKVSEGDVIYVEKLGVADDETVTFNEVLAVGEGGSLKVGAPTVDGASVTAKTLVAEGKSKKIIVFKYKPKKGYKKKQGHRQPYTKVVIEKINA; encoded by the coding sequence ATGTACGCAATTATTCAGACAGGCGGAAAACAGTATAAGGTTTCCGAAGGTGATGTTATTTACGTTGAAAAGCTCGGCGTAGCAGACGACGAAACAGTAACATTCAACGAAGTTTTAGCAGTTGGCGAAGGCGGCTCGTTAAAGGTTGGCGCGCCCACAGTTGACGGCGCTTCTGTTACAGCAAAAACGCTGGTTGCGGAAGGCAAGTCGAAAAAGATTATTGTTTTCAAGTATAAACCCAAAAAGGGTTATAAGAAAAAACAAGGTCACAGACAGCCTTACACAAAGGTTGTAATTGAAAAGATTAACGCATAA
- a CDS encoding sn-glycerol-1-phosphate dehydrogenase, protein MNINELLGKHPCSCGRTHACAIAQVHIERGAVSHLKELCENFETVAVAADHNTYAACGEQVCSVLGEKLCSTKIFQPKGLLVPDETSAAELFQSASGADLIVGVGSGVIQDLCKYVSYKMGVPYIIVATAPSMDGYASTGAAMIMNRMKVTYSCHVPMAILADTEVLKNAPLELIQSGFGDILGKYSCLCDWQLSHVVTDEYFCREIFDLTMSMVKQTEVLAKKLLARDEESVKTLMEALVVVGIAMSYAESSRPASGSEHHLSHFFEIVGLICGEPYFLHGIDVAYSAYVTQCLREKMIENGIPKVFPKFCRSKWEKGVKQIYKQAAEGVLELQNGLGWHEQSLEKIYREKEKEITSVLQSAPKSDIILAQLKNVGLDLDAFVKQYGKEKILNAVWYAKDLKDRYSVLWLFGAVSPAAPYSQPQ, encoded by the coding sequence ATGAACATAAATGAACTGTTGGGAAAACACCCCTGCAGCTGCGGCAGAACGCATGCTTGCGCAATTGCGCAGGTGCATATTGAGCGGGGCGCGGTTTCTCATTTAAAAGAGCTGTGCGAAAATTTTGAAACGGTAGCGGTGGCGGCGGACCACAATACATATGCGGCCTGCGGGGAGCAGGTGTGCAGCGTTTTAGGGGAAAAGCTTTGCAGCACCAAAATTTTTCAGCCAAAAGGGCTTTTGGTTCCAGACGAAACGTCTGCGGCTGAGCTTTTTCAAAGCGCTTCAGGCGCCGATTTAATTGTGGGCGTAGGCTCCGGCGTTATTCAGGATTTGTGCAAGTATGTAAGCTATAAAATGGGCGTGCCTTACATCATTGTGGCCACCGCCCCGTCTATGGACGGGTATGCGTCTACCGGAGCGGCAATGATTATGAACCGAATGAAGGTGACATATTCCTGCCATGTTCCCATGGCAATTTTGGCGGACACGGAGGTGCTAAAAAACGCGCCTTTGGAGCTGATTCAGTCGGGCTTTGGAGACATTTTAGGCAAGTATTCCTGTCTTTGCGACTGGCAGCTGAGCCATGTGGTGACAGACGAATATTTCTGCAGGGAAATTTTTGATTTAACCATGTCAATGGTGAAACAGACAGAGGTTTTGGCAAAAAAGCTGCTGGCAAGGGACGAAGAAAGCGTGAAAACGCTGATGGAGGCCCTTGTGGTGGTGGGAATTGCCATGAGCTATGCCGAAAGTTCCCGTCCCGCGTCGGGCAGCGAGCACCATTTGTCCCACTTTTTTGAAATTGTGGGGTTAATTTGCGGTGAACCTTATTTCCTTCACGGAATTGATGTGGCATATTCCGCCTATGTGACGCAGTGCCTGCGGGAAAAGATGATAGAAAATGGAATTCCGAAAGTGTTTCCGAAGTTTTGCCGTTCTAAGTGGGAGAAGGGCGTGAAGCAGATTTACAAGCAGGCCGCAGAGGGCGTGCTGGAATTGCAAAACGGCCTGGGCTGGCATGAACAGAGCTTAGAGAAAATTTACAGGGAAAAGGAAAAAGAAATTACCAGCGTGTTGCAAAGCGCGCCGAAGAGTGATATAATACTTGCGCAGCTAAAGAATGTGGGGCTGGATTTAGACGCGTTTGTGAAGCAGTATGGCAAAGAGAAAATTTTAAACGCCGTGTGGTATGCAAAGGACTTAAAAGACAGATATTCTGTGCTGTGGCTGTTCGGCGCAGTTTCACCGGCCGCGCCGTATTCTCAGCCGCAATAA
- a CDS encoding metallophosphoesterase has product MPKLFAISDLHLSFSADKPMNVFGSRWDNYEERLRQNWQEQVSKDDVVLMPGDTSWATYVKDAACDFHFIEKLNGTKIISKGNHDYWWETLSKLNLFLETNRFSTIRFVHNTTEVFGNVAVCGTKGYPETEQEPDCDEERKLYRRELVRLENAISEAKKTGAEKIIVMLHYPPGANSAFAKVMQEENVDFCVFGHLHGGYFKNAVQGNVRGVEYRLVSCDYLKFEPLKICEF; this is encoded by the coding sequence ATGCCGAAACTTTTTGCAATTTCAGATTTGCACCTGAGCTTTTCAGCAGACAAGCCCATGAACGTTTTTGGTAGCAGATGGGACAACTATGAAGAACGCCTGCGTCAGAACTGGCAGGAGCAGGTTTCAAAGGATGATGTTGTGCTGATGCCGGGGGACACTTCATGGGCAACATATGTGAAAGACGCGGCATGCGATTTTCATTTTATTGAAAAGCTGAACGGAACCAAAATAATTTCAAAGGGCAACCACGACTATTGGTGGGAAACGTTGTCAAAGTTAAATCTGTTTTTGGAAACGAATCGGTTTTCCACCATACGGTTTGTGCACAACACCACAGAGGTGTTTGGAAACGTTGCGGTATGCGGCACGAAAGGATATCCGGAAACAGAGCAGGAGCCGGACTGCGATGAGGAACGAAAGCTTTACCGCAGGGAGCTGGTTCGCTTAGAAAATGCGATTTCAGAGGCGAAAAAGACCGGCGCAGAGAAGATAATTGTGATGCTGCACTATCCGCCCGGCGCAAACTCGGCCTTTGCAAAAGTTATGCAGGAGGAGAATGTGGACTTTTGTGTGTTCGGACATCTTCACGGCGGATATTTTAAAAATGCGGTGCAGGGGAATGTGCGCGGCGTAGAATACCGCTTGGTTTCCTGCGACTATTTAAAATTTGAGCCGCTGAAAATCTGCGAATTTTAA
- a CDS encoding sugar phosphate isomerase/epimerase family protein, which translates to MSYSFTISGFSDEIDSNVVKQFEHLNKLGISYFEPRGIDGKNIADLDDGEVLALKEKMDQYGIKVSSIGSPIGKISINDPMEPHMEKLARVIKTAKMLDTKYIRVFSFFIPEGEDPANYKEEVLSRMKQMVALAEKEGVVLLHENEKGIYGDIASRCKDIFEAVKSPALGCVFDPANFVQCGQTVYPDGFQLLKPYLTYMHIKDAKQDGTVVPSGFGEGGLKKIISELKKMDYQGFLSLEPHLGSFEGLAALELSDEMLKLEESGPDKFTMAYEALKNIIDEKQ; encoded by the coding sequence ATGAGCTATTCATTTACAATTTCCGGCTTTTCAGATGAAATTGATTCAAACGTGGTGAAGCAGTTTGAGCATCTGAACAAGCTGGGAATTTCTTATTTTGAGCCCCGGGGCATTGATGGAAAAAATATTGCCGATTTAGACGACGGCGAGGTTTTGGCATTAAAAGAAAAAATGGACCAATACGGCATTAAGGTTTCCTCCATTGGTTCGCCCATTGGTAAAATTTCGATTAACGATCCAATGGAGCCCCACATGGAAAAACTTGCCCGTGTGATAAAAACAGCAAAAATGTTAGACACAAAGTATATTCGGGTGTTCAGCTTTTTTATTCCAGAGGGGGAAGACCCGGCAAATTATAAAGAAGAAGTGCTTTCCCGCATGAAGCAGATGGTGGCGCTGGCGGAAAAAGAAGGCGTTGTTCTTTTGCACGAAAACGAAAAGGGCATTTACGGCGACATTGCGTCCCGCTGTAAAGACATTTTTGAGGCCGTAAAGTCTCCTGCTTTGGGCTGCGTGTTCGACCCGGCAAATTTTGTTCAGTGCGGGCAAACGGTTTATCCTGACGGGTTCCAATTGCTAAAGCCCTACCTTACCTATATGCATATTAAAGACGCAAAGCAGGACGGAACTGTGGTTCCCTCGGGCTTTGGCGAGGGTGGACTGAAAAAGATTATTTCAGAACTGAAAAAGATGGACTATCAGGGATTTTTAAGCTTAGAGCCACATCTGGGCAGCTTTGAGGGCTTAGCGGCCTTAGAGCTTTCTGACGAGATGTTAAAGCTGGAAGAAAGCGGGCCGGACAAATTTACAATGGCCTATGAAGCGCTGAAAAATATTATTGACGAAAAACAATAA
- a CDS encoding AraC family transcriptional regulator produces MNQYAPSVTLSSFQTEDKTMTYFRKLSLHPAREDFALHTHDSYEIFIFIKGNMKFVVEGSTYPLRPYDTIIIRDNEMHDIYPTGPADYERIVINISHDFFEKNNCKMYKNIFLNRPAGKNNLIPGGLVSVSEIADILPRIEKYEKEQTPACDTVKKCAMVEILHALNHMQPAADADSKPNSTVRKVIDYINQNLDGDLSLGHLSEQFFVSKYHLCRVFREHTGYTISSYITNKRLLLIRDLCRSGETISSACVSAGFSGYSSFYKAYTKAYGCSPKVGLSQADKKHPF; encoded by the coding sequence ATGAACCAATATGCCCCCAGCGTTACGCTTAGTTCCTTCCAAACAGAGGACAAAACCATGACCTATTTCCGCAAACTGAGCCTGCACCCTGCCCGGGAGGATTTTGCTCTGCACACCCACGACAGTTATGAAATTTTTATTTTTATAAAGGGAAACATGAAATTCGTGGTTGAGGGCTCTACCTATCCGCTTCGCCCCTATGACACAATTATCATTCGGGACAATGAGATGCACGACATTTATCCAACCGGACCGGCAGACTATGAGCGTATTGTCATTAACATCTCCCACGATTTTTTTGAAAAAAACAATTGTAAGATGTATAAAAATATTTTCTTGAACCGTCCGGCAGGAAAAAACAACCTGATTCCAGGCGGTCTGGTGTCCGTTTCTGAAATTGCAGACATTCTGCCAAGAATTGAAAAATATGAAAAAGAACAAACACCAGCCTGCGACACAGTGAAAAAATGCGCCATGGTGGAAATTCTGCACGCCTTAAACCACATGCAGCCCGCAGCGGACGCAGACTCTAAACCAAACTCCACCGTCCGCAAGGTGATTGACTACATCAACCAAAATTTAGACGGCGACTTGTCGTTAGGGCATCTGTCAGAACAGTTTTTTGTATCAAAATATCACTTGTGCCGCGTGTTCCGCGAGCACACAGGCTACACCATTAGCAGTTACATCACCAACAAGCGTTTGCTGTTAATCCGCGATCTGTGCCGCAGCGGCGAAACCATCAGCAGCGCGTGTGTCAGCGCCGGCTTTTCGGGCTATTCCTCCTTTTACAAAGCCTACACAAAGGCCTACGGGTGCTCTCCGAAAGTGGGCCTTTCTCAGGCAGATAAAAAACACCCGTTTTAA
- a CDS encoding Gfo/Idh/MocA family protein, translating to MDKVRIGIIGLGNMGTSHAVHITEGKVPRMELAAICDIAEARRTYAEEHFPGVKVFDNATDMYKSGLLDAVIIAVPHYSHPPLAIEAFSYGLHVMTEKPAGVYTKQVLEMNEAAKKSGKVFGIMYNQRTNPVYQKIRSMIQRGDLGEIKRITWIITNWYRKQSYHDSSAWRSTWKDEGGGTLINQNPHQLDLWQWMFGMPEKIMSFCSFGRFYNIEVEDDVTAYMQYKNGTTGVYITSTGETPGTNRLEIACDMGQLIIEDNKIKFKRNIMSEREYNRTDTDSIFGSLEYWNCDIPVDSSGGEQHVGILKNFTAAILDGEKLLAPGYEGINGLTISNAIHYSAFTNKWADVTNFPHDEFYELLQEKIKNSTFKKEVKEQKTLDADSMSSTH from the coding sequence ATGGATAAGGTAAGAATTGGTATTATTGGTCTTGGTAACATGGGTACCAGCCACGCAGTACATATCACAGAGGGCAAGGTGCCCCGCATGGAGCTTGCTGCAATTTGCGATATTGCAGAGGCGAGAAGAACCTATGCAGAGGAGCATTTTCCGGGCGTTAAGGTGTTTGACAACGCCACAGACATGTATAAAAGCGGTTTGCTCGACGCGGTTATCATTGCCGTTCCTCACTACAGCCACCCGCCCCTCGCAATTGAGGCGTTTTCCTATGGGCTTCATGTAATGACAGAAAAGCCCGCAGGCGTTTATACCAAACAGGTTTTGGAAATGAACGAGGCGGCTAAAAAGTCCGGCAAGGTGTTCGGAATTATGTATAACCAGAGAACAAACCCTGTTTATCAGAAAATCCGCAGCATGATACAGCGCGGCGATTTAGGCGAAATTAAACGGATTACATGGATTATTACCAACTGGTACCGCAAACAGAGCTACCACGACAGCAGCGCGTGGCGCTCTACCTGGAAGGACGAGGGCGGCGGCACGCTGATTAACCAGAACCCCCACCAGCTAGACCTTTGGCAGTGGATGTTCGGCATGCCGGAGAAAATCATGTCGTTTTGCTCTTTCGGAAGATTTTACAACATTGAGGTGGAAGACGACGTAACCGCCTACATGCAGTATAAAAACGGCACCACCGGCGTGTATATTACCTCCACCGGCGAAACGCCGGGAACAAACCGCTTAGAAATTGCCTGCGACATGGGCCAGCTGATTATTGAAGACAACAAAATTAAATTTAAGAGAAATATTATGTCTGAGCGTGAATATAACCGGACGGACACAGATAGCATTTTCGGCAGCTTGGAATATTGGAACTGCGACATTCCGGTGGATTCCTCCGGCGGAGAGCAGCACGTAGGAATTTTAAAGAACTTTACTGCAGCCATTTTAGATGGGGAGAAGCTGCTTGCGCCGGGCTATGAGGGAATAAACGGCTTAACCATTTCTAACGCCATTCACTACAGTGCGTTTACAAACAAGTGGGCGGACGTGACGAATTTCCCCCACGACGAGTTTTATGAACTGCTTCAGGAGAAAATTAAAAACTCTACATTTAAAAAAGAAGTGAAAGAACAGAAAACGCTGGACGCAGATTCCATGTCGTCGACACACTAA
- a CDS encoding SRPBCC family protein, translating into MAEVTIRAEFQTSVETVWNVVTDNERYGWRSDLEKIELSEDKNMFTEISCGGIKTNFTITEKKPFERYAFDMKNKNMQGRWIGKFVRGGNGGCIIEFTENVTAFSPFLNLFVKSYLKKQQKQYVKDLKKALGEEG; encoded by the coding sequence ATGGCTGAGGTAACCATCAGGGCAGAGTTTCAGACTTCAGTTGAAACTGTTTGGAATGTTGTTACAGACAATGAGCGGTACGGCTGGCGGAGTGATTTGGAAAAAATTGAACTGTCGGAGGACAAAAATATGTTTACAGAAATCTCCTGCGGCGGCATTAAAACAAACTTCACCATTACGGAAAAGAAGCCTTTTGAGCGGTATGCCTTTGACATGAAAAACAAAAATATGCAGGGGCGCTGGATAGGAAAGTTTGTACGCGGCGGCAATGGCGGCTGCATCATCGAATTTACAGAAAACGTAACTGCGTTTTCACCGTTTTTGAACCTGTTTGTAAAGTCTTACTTAAAAAAACAGCAGAAACAGTATGTGAAAGATTTAAAAAAGGCATTAGGAGAGGAAGGGTGA